A single window of Pseudomonas lijiangensis DNA harbors:
- a CDS encoding TRAP transporter small permease: MKNTLLRINDVLYRICIAIAGLSVLTMSLIIPWGIFARYVLGSGSSWPEPTAILLMVVFTFFGAAASYRAGAHMAVSMATERLSPQMRKYAAVLVQILMAVVCVFMTIKGFKLCATTWNQYLGEMPSLRVGISYLPIPLGGILTLIFVLEKMFLGDQSHRRVVRFDLLEESEEAA, encoded by the coding sequence ATGAAAAATACGCTACTGCGCATTAACGACGTGCTTTACCGGATCTGCATCGCGATTGCCGGCCTGTCGGTACTGACGATGAGCCTGATCATTCCCTGGGGCATTTTCGCCCGCTACGTACTGGGCAGTGGCTCCAGTTGGCCGGAACCCACCGCGATCCTGCTGATGGTGGTATTCACCTTCTTCGGCGCGGCCGCCAGCTACCGTGCTGGTGCGCACATGGCGGTATCGATGGCCACTGAACGCCTGTCGCCGCAGATGCGCAAGTATGCTGCTGTGCTGGTGCAGATCCTCATGGCGGTGGTGTGTGTATTCATGACCATCAAGGGGTTCAAGCTCTGTGCGACGACCTGGAATCAATACCTCGGTGAGATGCCGTCCCTGCGGGTGGGGATTTCCTACCTGCCCATTCCGCTCGGCGGCATCCTGACCCTGATCTTCGTGCTGGAAAAAATGTTTCTGGGGGATCAAAGCCACCGCCGTGTCGTGCGCTTCGATCTGTTGGAAGAAAGTGAAGAGGCCGCCTGA
- a CDS encoding TRAP transporter large permease produces the protein MDAFILLGSFIALILLGMPVAYALGLSALIGAWWIEIPFDALMIQVAGGVNKFSLLAIPFFVLAGAIMAEGGMSRRLVAFAGVLVGFVRGGLSLVNIVASTFFGAISGSSVADTASVGSVLIPEMERKGYPRDFSTAVTVSGSVQALLTPPSHNSVLYSLAAGGTVSIASLFMAGIMPGLLLSAVLMVLCMIFARKRNYPKGEVIPLRQALKIAADALWGLMAMVIILGGILSGIFTATESAAVAVVWSFFVTMFIYRDYKWRDLPKLMHRAVRTISIVMILIGFAASFGYILTLMEIPMKITTAFLTLSDNRYVILMCINVMLLLLGTVMDMAPLILILTPILLPVITGIGVDPVHFGMIMLVNLGIGLITPPVGAVLFVGAAVGKVTIEATVKALLPFYLALFMVLMMVTYIPAISLWLPSVVL, from the coding sequence ATGGACGCTTTTATATTGCTGGGAAGCTTCATCGCGCTGATTCTCCTGGGCATGCCGGTCGCGTATGCCCTGGGCCTTTCAGCGCTGATCGGGGCCTGGTGGATCGAGATTCCCTTCGATGCGCTGATGATTCAGGTGGCAGGCGGTGTGAACAAGTTTTCGCTGCTGGCGATCCCCTTCTTCGTGCTGGCTGGCGCAATCATGGCCGAAGGCGGAATGTCCCGGCGACTGGTGGCGTTTGCCGGTGTGCTGGTGGGGTTCGTGCGTGGCGGTCTGTCGCTGGTGAATATCGTTGCTTCGACCTTCTTCGGTGCTATATCGGGTTCGTCCGTGGCCGATACCGCCTCGGTCGGTTCGGTGCTGATTCCGGAAATGGAGCGCAAAGGTTATCCGCGTGATTTCTCCACGGCCGTGACGGTCAGCGGTTCGGTGCAAGCCCTGCTGACACCGCCCAGCCACAACTCGGTGCTGTACTCGCTGGCAGCAGGCGGAACGGTGTCCATCGCTTCGCTGTTCATGGCCGGCATCATGCCCGGGCTGTTGCTCAGCGCAGTGCTGATGGTGCTGTGCATGATTTTCGCCCGCAAGCGCAATTACCCCAAGGGCGAAGTCATTCCGTTGCGTCAGGCATTGAAGATTGCCGCCGATGCACTCTGGGGCCTGATGGCCATGGTCATCATCCTGGGCGGAATCCTGAGCGGGATTTTCACGGCGACCGAGTCGGCTGCGGTTGCCGTGGTCTGGTCGTTCTTTGTCACCATGTTCATCTACCGCGATTACAAATGGCGCGACCTGCCCAAGCTGATGCACCGGGCGGTACGGACCATTTCCATCGTCATGATCCTGATCGGTTTTGCCGCCAGCTTCGGTTACATCCTGACGCTGATGGAAATCCCCATGAAGATCACCACGGCTTTCCTGACGCTGTCGGATAACCGCTATGTGATCCTGATGTGCATCAACGTCATGCTGCTGTTGCTGGGCACGGTGATGGACATGGCGCCGCTGATTCTGATCCTGACCCCGATCCTGCTGCCCGTGATTACCGGTATCGGTGTCGACCCGGTTCACTTCGGCATGATCATGCTGGTCAATCTGGGGATCGGACTGATTACACCGCCGGTGGGCGCGGTGCTGTTCGTCGGTGCTGCGGTGGGCAAGGTCACTATCGAAGCCACAGTCAAAGCGCTGCTGCCGTTCTATCTGGCGCTGTTCATGGTGCTGATGATGGTGACTTACATTCCTGCCATTTCACTGTGGCTGCCAAGCGTGGTGCTTTAA
- a CDS encoding sigma-70 family RNA polymerase sigma factor → MARSQDRDSFMRIYDHFAPRLLRYLTGLKVPDGQAEELMQEVLLKLWHKAESFDPAKASLGTWLFRIARNLYIDSVRKDSGWVVVQNSLEQLELLEAPADSSLDYSQRQEKQLNMAIQNLPADQARVLRMSYFEALSHREIAQRLGMPLGTVKSCLRLAFQKLRSKVEES, encoded by the coding sequence GTGGCCCGTAGTCAGGACCGCGACAGCTTCATGCGCATCTACGATCACTTCGCGCCCCGTCTGTTGCGCTATCTGACGGGGTTGAAAGTGCCTGACGGACAGGCCGAAGAGCTGATGCAGGAAGTGCTGCTCAAGTTGTGGCACAAGGCCGAGTCCTTTGATCCGGCCAAGGCCAGCCTCGGAACCTGGCTGTTCCGTATCGCGCGCAACCTGTATATCGACAGCGTGCGCAAGGACAGCGGCTGGGTCGTGGTGCAGAACTCGCTGGAACAACTCGAGCTTCTGGAGGCACCTGCCGACAGCTCCCTCGATTACAGCCAGCGCCAGGAAAAACAACTGAACATGGCCATCCAGAACCTGCCAGCCGATCAGGCCAGGGTTTTACGGATGTCCTACTTTGAAGCGCTCAGCCATCGAGAGATCGCTCAACGCCTCGGCATGCCTCTTGGGACTGTGAAGTCATGCCTGCGTCTGGCCTTTCAAAAGCTGCGTTCCAAGGTCGAGGAGTCATGA
- a CDS encoding ChrR family anti-sigma-E factor, with amino-acid sequence MSPVHHPDEATLVSYASGALAQTISLVAAAHFEQCAECRDRLRHAERIGGLLIQQYSAAVEPAKGRDAMLARLGEPPRADVQAEPVVQSPDLLPVALHAHFGRYLSEQPWKTLLPGVQRVRAKGFEQGNLMLLRIAPGVSMPLHSHEGSEMTLVLQGSYHDELGEYRPGDLADLDSDTQHQPTANGDEYCICVMGTDSPLRFQGLVARMLQPIFGI; translated from the coding sequence ATGAGCCCCGTCCATCATCCTGATGAAGCCACCCTGGTCAGCTACGCCTCGGGTGCGCTTGCACAGACAATTTCTCTGGTTGCCGCCGCTCATTTTGAACAGTGTGCGGAGTGTCGTGATCGCCTGCGCCATGCAGAACGCATCGGCGGTTTGCTGATCCAGCAATACAGCGCAGCCGTGGAGCCCGCCAAGGGACGCGATGCCATGCTTGCCCGCCTGGGTGAGCCGCCTCGTGCCGATGTACAGGCCGAGCCTGTCGTTCAGAGTCCGGACTTGCTACCCGTTGCCCTTCACGCCCATTTTGGCCGCTACCTGAGCGAGCAGCCCTGGAAAACCCTGCTTCCCGGTGTGCAGCGGGTTCGTGCCAAGGGCTTTGAGCAAGGCAACCTCATGCTGCTGAGAATCGCTCCCGGTGTCAGCATGCCGCTGCACAGCCATGAGGGCAGCGAAATGACACTCGTGCTCCAGGGTTCCTATCACGATGAACTGGGCGAATACCGGCCCGGAGACCTCGCCGATCTGGATAGCGATACGCAGCACCAGCCTACGGCCAACGGCGATGAATATTGCATCTGTGTAATGGGCACCGATTCCCCGCTGCGCTTCCAGGGCCTGGTTGCCCGGATGCTGCAGCCGATTTTCGGGATCTGA
- a CDS encoding 3-phosphoshikimate 1-carboxyvinyltransferase, translating into MRPQSTLTVLPVEHPLVGRVSPPGSKSITNRALLLAGLAKGTSRLTGALKSDDTRVMSEALRLMGVQVDEPDDSTFVVTSSGHWQAPQQALFLGNAGTATRFLTAALANFEGEFIVDGDEYMRKRPIGPLVDALQRMGVQVSAPTGCPPVTIKGLGGLAAGRIEIDGNLSSQYVSALLMAGACGQGPIEVALTGSEIGARGYVDLTLAAMKAFGAEVEAIGDAAWKVSATGYQATDFHIEPDASAATYLWAAQVLTEGKIDLGVATEEFTQPDALASQIIDSFPNMPAVIDGSQMQDAIPTLAVLAAFNNHPVRFVGLANLRVKECDRISALSHGLCAIAPGLAVEEGDDLLVHANPALSGQTVDALIDTHSDHRIAMCFALAGLKIAGIRILDPDCVGKTYPGYWAALESLGVQIRR; encoded by the coding sequence ATGCGACCTCAATCCACACTCACTGTTTTGCCTGTCGAGCACCCTCTGGTCGGGCGCGTCAGCCCGCCGGGCTCCAAATCGATCACCAACCGTGCGTTGCTGCTGGCTGGCCTGGCAAAAGGGACGAGTCGCCTGACAGGTGCCTTGAAGAGTGACGATACCCGCGTCATGTCCGAAGCCCTGCGCCTGATGGGCGTCCAGGTCGATGAACCGGATGACAGCACCTTCGTCGTCACCAGTTCCGGTCACTGGCAAGCTCCGCAACAGGCGCTGTTCCTGGGCAATGCCGGCACCGCGACCCGCTTCCTGACCGCTGCACTGGCCAACTTCGAAGGTGAATTCATCGTCGATGGCGATGAGTACATGCGCAAGCGTCCTATCGGCCCGCTGGTCGATGCCTTGCAGCGCATGGGCGTACAGGTCAGCGCGCCGACCGGTTGCCCGCCCGTCACGATCAAGGGCCTGGGCGGCCTGGCCGCCGGGCGTATCGAAATCGACGGCAATCTTTCCAGCCAGTACGTCTCGGCCTTGCTGATGGCCGGCGCCTGCGGGCAAGGTCCGATCGAAGTGGCCCTGACCGGCAGCGAAATCGGCGCACGCGGCTATGTGGACCTGACCCTGGCGGCCATGAAAGCCTTTGGCGCTGAAGTCGAAGCGATTGGCGATGCGGCCTGGAAAGTCTCGGCCACCGGTTATCAGGCCACGGATTTCCATATCGAACCTGACGCTTCGGCGGCCACTTACCTGTGGGCCGCCCAAGTGCTGACCGAAGGCAAGATCGACCTGGGTGTCGCCACTGAAGAGTTCACCCAGCCCGATGCACTGGCCAGCCAGATCATCGACAGCTTTCCGAACATGCCAGCCGTGATCGATGGCTCGCAGATGCAGGACGCGATTCCGACGCTGGCGGTGCTGGCGGCGTTCAACAATCATCCGGTGCGCTTCGTCGGCCTGGCCAACCTGCGGGTCAAGGAATGCGACCGCATTTCGGCGCTGTCCCACGGCTTGTGTGCCATCGCGCCGGGGCTGGCGGTAGAAGAGGGTGACGATCTGCTGGTTCATGCCAACCCGGCACTGAGCGGTCAGACCGTCGATGCCTTGATCGACACCCATTCCGACCACCGAATCGCCATGTGCTTCGCCCTGGCGGGCCTGAAGATCGCAGGCATCCGGATTCTCGACCCCGATTGCGTCGGCAAGACCTATCCCGGCTACTGGGCGGCGCTGGAATCGCTGGGCGTGCAGATCAGGCGCTAG
- a CDS encoding PAS domain-containing protein: protein MSHIDINELHWLLAVTQNIDVGIVVLDRDYRVMVWNTFMENRSGVTPYEATSKTFFELFPEVNQQWFSKKVENVVTLGTPAFTIWEQRPYLVRFKNYQPITGQEEFMYQNTTMFPLRATNNEINQICLVIYDVTDVATNRHQLQAALKQLSDSQPANG from the coding sequence ATGAGCCATATCGATATCAACGAGCTGCACTGGCTGTTGGCCGTCACCCAGAACATCGACGTCGGCATCGTGGTCCTGGACCGGGATTACCGGGTGATGGTCTGGAATACCTTCATGGAGAACCGCTCTGGCGTGACGCCATACGAGGCGACCAGCAAGACGTTCTTCGAGCTGTTTCCCGAGGTCAACCAGCAGTGGTTCAGCAAGAAGGTCGAGAATGTCGTGACCCTCGGCACGCCGGCTTTCACGATCTGGGAGCAGCGACCTTATCTGGTGCGTTTCAAGAACTACCAGCCCATCACCGGGCAGGAAGAATTCATGTACCAGAACACCACGATGTTTCCGCTGCGGGCGACCAACAACGAGATCAACCAGATCTGTCTGGTGATCTACGACGTGACGGACGTGGCCACCAACCGGCATCAATTGCAGGCAGCGCTCAAGCAGCTCTCCGACAGCCAGCCTGCCAACGGTTAA
- a CDS encoding response regulator — protein sequence MSMIPLLICDDSNMARKQLLRALPEDWGVSVTMATNGLEGLGAVRNGLGEVVLLDLTMPVMDGYQALAAIRAENLEAKVIVVSGDVQDEAVRRVMELGALAFLKKPADPDELKQTLVRLGLMGEPTKVPTAVVPLKDGAISFQDAFRETINVAMGRAAALLAKVLGVFVQLPVPNVNMLEVGELHMALADAHRDQRLTAVCQGYIGGGISGEALLIFHDSELSDMSQLMQRDSPDYTDMEMLLDLSTVLIGACLSGIAEQIDIAFSQGHPQILGAQGGIDDLIRVNSKRWKKTLAVEISYNIEGHNIHFDLLMLFTEDSVELLTRKLAYMMS from the coding sequence ATGTCCATGATTCCGCTGCTGATTTGCGATGACTCCAACATGGCTCGCAAGCAACTATTGCGAGCCTTGCCTGAGGACTGGGGTGTATCGGTCACGATGGCAACCAATGGACTCGAAGGGCTGGGTGCCGTTCGCAATGGATTGGGTGAGGTCGTACTGCTGGACCTGACCATGCCCGTGATGGATGGCTATCAGGCGCTGGCTGCCATTCGTGCAGAAAACCTTGAAGCCAAGGTGATCGTGGTTTCCGGCGACGTTCAGGATGAAGCGGTCCGGCGTGTCATGGAACTTGGCGCACTGGCCTTCCTGAAAAAGCCCGCCGACCCCGACGAACTCAAGCAGACCCTTGTGCGGCTGGGCCTGATGGGCGAGCCGACCAAGGTGCCAACCGCCGTTGTGCCACTCAAGGATGGCGCCATCAGTTTCCAGGATGCCTTCCGGGAAACCATCAACGTCGCCATGGGCCGTGCCGCGGCCTTGCTGGCCAAGGTGCTGGGCGTATTCGTGCAATTGCCGGTCCCCAACGTCAACATGCTCGAAGTCGGTGAGCTGCATATGGCCCTTGCCGATGCCCATCGCGACCAGCGTCTCACGGCGGTGTGCCAGGGCTATATCGGCGGCGGCATTTCCGGCGAAGCACTGCTGATTTTCCATGACTCGGAACTCTCCGACATGTCTCAGCTGATGCAGCGCGACTCGCCTGACTACACCGACATGGAAATGCTGCTGGACCTGTCCACGGTCCTGATTGGCGCCTGCCTGAGCGGGATTGCCGAGCAGATCGATATCGCTTTCTCCCAGGGACACCCTCAGATTCTGGGCGCTCAGGGCGGGATCGATGACCTGATTCGCGTCAACAGCAAGCGCTGGAAGAAGACTCTCGCGGTGGAGATCAGTTACAACATCGAAGGCCACAACATTCACTTCGATCTGTTGATGTTGTTCACCGAAGACTCGGTCGAACTGCTGACGCGCAAACTTGCCTACATGATGAGCTGA
- the parS gene encoding type II RES/Xre toxin-antitoxin system antitoxin produces the protein MPLAIRDYYPTPAQEEDFWQRLGVPPRGAQLYNALRAGLPYEVFERLASYTDLNRSTLAEHLGIAPATLQRRLKVRQFNAEESDRLFRLAAIYKAAMDLFEDDTEATRRWLTKPVYGLGQRRPLEMLTTSAEAQAVLDLIGRLEHGVVA, from the coding sequence ATGCCTCTGGCTATTCGCGACTATTACCCAACCCCCGCTCAGGAGGAAGACTTCTGGCAAAGACTGGGCGTGCCTCCCCGTGGCGCGCAGTTGTACAACGCCTTGCGTGCCGGGTTGCCCTACGAAGTGTTCGAGCGACTGGCCAGCTACACCGACCTGAATCGCTCTACCCTGGCCGAACACTTGGGGATTGCGCCCGCAACACTGCAACGGCGCCTCAAGGTGCGTCAGTTCAATGCCGAGGAAAGCGACCGGCTGTTTCGCCTGGCGGCCATCTACAAGGCCGCAATGGACCTGTTCGAAGACGACACCGAAGCCACCCGCCGCTGGCTGACCAAGCCGGTCTACGGGCTGGGTCAGCGCAGGCCGCTGGAAATGCTCACCACCTCGGCAGAGGCCCAGGCCGTGCTGGACCTGATCGGTCGTCTTGAGCACGGGGTCGTTGCGTGA
- a CDS encoding RES family NAD+ phosphorylase — MIHVYRLVKRKWLAQAFDGEGAKLYGGRWNSKGQACVYCAGSESLALLEVLVHLDNSSMIQHYVMLELLIPKDRILKVRPDTLPADWREEPAPASTSSFGDAWLESGQSLALAVPSVIVPREFNYLLNVRHSSFKTIVAKAMELDFEVDSRLA; from the coding sequence GTGATCCATGTCTATCGTCTGGTAAAACGCAAATGGCTGGCTCAGGCTTTCGACGGCGAAGGTGCAAAGCTCTACGGTGGACGCTGGAACAGCAAGGGCCAGGCCTGCGTGTATTGCGCCGGCAGCGAATCGCTGGCGTTGCTGGAGGTGCTGGTCCATCTGGATAACTCCAGCATGATCCAGCACTACGTCATGCTTGAACTGCTGATTCCCAAGGACCGCATTCTCAAGGTTCGTCCCGATACCCTGCCTGCAGACTGGCGCGAAGAGCCCGCTCCGGCCTCTACCTCGTCTTTCGGGGATGCATGGCTGGAGTCGGGTCAGAGTCTGGCGCTGGCGGTGCCCAGCGTGATCGTGCCACGCGAGTTCAACTACCTGCTGAATGTGCGCCATTCGTCCTTCAAGACCATCGTGGCCAAGGCCATGGAGCTGGATTTCGAGGTAGATAGCCGACTGGCTTAG
- the mltA gene encoding murein transglycosylase A, with the protein MTLFSRQSRKGLALVVPLALLLTACDVSEKPAKTTPPHTSYNKTTWEALPVVSDSDLLAGFASWRSACTRLKADPVWADTCTAAASLPASPGATDIRTFLQANLQVYSLRNDGGSADGLITGYYEPIYPGSLTQTAQASVPVYGVPDDLIVVNLESIYPELKGKRLRGRLEGRVLKPYDDAATINEQGLNAPVIAWLTDPMDLQFLQIQGSGRVSLPDGTQARLAYADQNGRPYRAIGRWLVEQGELKKEDVTMGTIAAWAKANPQRISELLASNPSYVFFTRNPDSKEGPRGSLNVPLTAGYSVAIDRKVIPLGSLLWLSTTRPDGSSLVRPVAAQDTGGAIAGEVRADLFWGTGEEAGHLAGDMKQKGNIWLLWPKDKPLPQDGEPAQK; encoded by the coding sequence ATGACTCTGTTTTCCAGACAATCGCGCAAAGGTCTGGCGCTGGTTGTACCGCTGGCCCTGTTACTCACGGCATGTGATGTCTCCGAGAAGCCGGCCAAGACCACTCCACCTCATACTTCATACAACAAAACCACCTGGGAAGCCTTGCCGGTCGTTTCCGACAGCGACCTGCTGGCCGGTTTTGCCTCTTGGCGCAGCGCGTGTACCCGACTCAAGGCCGATCCGGTGTGGGCCGACACCTGCACCGCGGCGGCCAGCCTGCCAGCCAGTCCGGGCGCGACGGATATACGCACCTTTCTGCAAGCCAATCTGCAGGTCTACAGCCTGCGCAATGATGGCGGCAGCGCCGACGGTTTGATTACCGGCTACTACGAACCCATATACCCCGGCAGCCTGACCCAGACCGCCCAGGCTTCGGTCCCGGTCTATGGCGTCCCCGACGATCTGATCGTGGTCAATCTGGAAAGTATCTATCCGGAACTCAAGGGCAAGCGTCTGCGCGGTCGGCTTGAAGGGCGAGTACTCAAGCCTTATGACGATGCTGCAACCATCAACGAACAAGGGCTGAATGCGCCCGTGATCGCCTGGCTGACCGACCCGATGGACCTGCAATTCCTGCAGATTCAGGGCTCCGGGCGGGTCAGCTTGCCAGACGGTACGCAAGCGCGACTGGCATACGCCGATCAGAACGGTCGCCCTTACCGCGCCATTGGCCGCTGGCTGGTGGAGCAGGGCGAATTGAAGAAAGAAGACGTGACCATGGGCACCATCGCCGCCTGGGCAAAGGCCAATCCGCAGCGGATTTCCGAACTGCTGGCCAGCAACCCCAGTTATGTGTTCTTCACTCGTAATCCGGACAGCAAAGAAGGGCCACGAGGGTCGCTGAATGTGCCGCTGACCGCCGGTTACAGTGTGGCCATCGACCGCAAGGTGATTCCACTGGGCAGCCTGCTATGGCTGTCGACCACACGTCCTGACGGCAGCAGTCTGGTTAGGCCGGTAGCGGCTCAGGACACCGGCGGTGCGATTGCCGGGGAAGTACGCGCCGACCTGTTCTGGGGCACGGGCGAAGAAGCCGGGCATCTGGCCGGAGACATGAAGCAGAAGGGCAATATCTGGCTCCTGTGGCCCAAGGACAAGCCCTTGCCTCAGGATGGCGAGCCTGCGCAGAAGTAG
- a CDS encoding methyl-accepting chemotaxis protein, with protein MKFATVVTDQVLREEEVSKAASIAFEISQQTDVSAQRGAAVVQNTVQTMHKISDELQSASSGIEALGKQSLLISSIVQTIGGIAQQTNLLALNAAIEAARAGEQGRGFAVVADEVRQLAGRTSAATEEIVSVVQQNQNLADEAVRGMVNSRDQAEQGLALANEAGSVIIEIQEGAKQVVGAVGQFANQLK; from the coding sequence GTGAAGTTCGCCACTGTCGTGACGGATCAGGTGTTGCGTGAGGAAGAGGTCAGCAAGGCCGCCAGTATCGCCTTCGAGATTTCTCAACAGACCGACGTCAGCGCCCAGCGGGGGGCAGCGGTGGTTCAGAACACCGTCCAGACCATGCACAAAATCTCCGATGAACTGCAATCGGCCTCATCGGGCATTGAAGCGCTCGGCAAGCAATCGCTGTTGATCAGCTCCATCGTGCAGACCATCGGCGGTATCGCCCAGCAGACCAACCTGCTGGCACTCAACGCAGCCATCGAAGCGGCAAGGGCTGGCGAGCAGGGCCGCGGGTTTGCAGTGGTGGCCGATGAAGTACGGCAACTGGCAGGACGCACCAGCGCGGCCACTGAAGAGATCGTCAGCGTCGTGCAGCAGAACCAGAACCTGGCCGATGAGGCCGTGCGCGGAATGGTCAACAGTCGCGACCAGGCAGAACAGGGCCTGGCGCTGGCCAACGAGGCGGGCTCGGTGATTATCGAGATCCAGGAAGGCGCCAAGCAGGTGGTGGGAGCGGTCGGGCAGTTCGCCAATCAATTGAAATAA
- a CDS encoding GDP-mannose 4,6-dehydratase, with translation MQRILITGANGFVGKILCESLQSAGHHVIALIGNTSPAPSHADQYLQCDIRDAEALEQAIAEAAPTHVVHLAAITHVPTSFKEPLLTWQTNVMGSVNLLQALQNKAPKAFVLFVSSSEVYGGSFKQAIPLTESSPCQPLNPYAASKLAAEAAVNEYFRQGQPGIIVRPFNHIGAQQSPDFATASFARQIALVEAGEQAPLLKVGNLQAERDFLDVRDVCNAYIALLQLADRDGDYPRCFNICSGQPRKMQTMLDLLLAMSSRDIEVGEDPERMRPSDIPSAVGDNSAIRNAIGWQPGIDLQETLAALLDYWRAEVKAAR, from the coding sequence ATGCAGCGCATCCTGATCACCGGCGCCAACGGTTTCGTTGGGAAGATTCTATGTGAGAGCCTGCAGAGCGCCGGTCATCACGTGATTGCCCTGATAGGCAACACTTCGCCTGCGCCCTCCCATGCCGACCAGTACCTGCAATGCGACATTCGCGATGCCGAGGCTCTGGAGCAGGCAATTGCCGAAGCTGCGCCCACCCATGTCGTGCACCTGGCTGCCATTACCCATGTGCCGACCAGCTTCAAGGAGCCGCTGCTGACCTGGCAAACCAACGTCATGGGCAGCGTCAACCTGCTCCAGGCCTTGCAGAACAAGGCGCCCAAGGCATTTGTGCTGTTCGTCAGCTCTTCGGAGGTCTACGGCGGCAGCTTCAAACAGGCGATTCCCCTGACGGAAAGCAGCCCGTGCCAGCCGCTCAATCCTTACGCCGCCAGCAAACTGGCTGCCGAAGCCGCGGTCAACGAGTACTTCCGCCAGGGCCAGCCGGGCATTATCGTGCGCCCTTTCAATCATATCGGCGCACAACAGTCGCCCGACTTTGCCACGGCGTCCTTTGCCCGCCAGATCGCGCTTGTCGAAGCCGGCGAGCAGGCGCCCTTATTGAAGGTGGGAAACCTGCAGGCCGAACGCGATTTTCTTGATGTGCGGGATGTCTGCAACGCCTACATCGCGCTGCTGCAACTGGCCGACAGGGATGGCGACTATCCGCGCTGCTTCAATATCTGCAGCGGTCAGCCGCGCAAGATGCAGACGATGCTCGACCTGCTGCTGGCCATGAGTTCCAGAGACATTGAAGTGGGTGAAGATCCAGAGCGCATGCGCCCTTCGGATATCCCCAGCGCAGTCGGCGATAACTCGGCCATCCGCAATGCCATCGGCTGGCAACCCGGTATCGACCTTCAGGAAACCCTCGCCGCGCTGCTGGATTACTGGCGTGCCGAGGTAAAAGCGGCTCGCTGA
- the gmd gene encoding GDP-mannose 4,6-dehydratase, producing the protein MNAPKESVIITGITGQDGAYLTQLLLEKGYKVYGTYRRTSSVTFWRLEELGVTNHPNLHLVEHDLTDLSSSIRLLQKAEPTQVYNLAAQSFVGVSFDQPLTTAEITGLGAVNLLEAIRIVNPKIRFYQASTSEMFGKVQQVPQVEETSFYPRSPYGVAKLYAHWMTINYRESYGIFGASGILFNHESPLRGKEFVTRKITDAVARISLGMQDVLELGNMDAKRDWGFAKEYVEGMWRMLQADEPDTFVLATNRTETVRDFVSMAFKAVDIHLDWKGSADNEHGIDTRTGKTVIRVNPKFYRPAEVELLIGNPEKAKRVLGWQASTNLEQLCQLMVETDLKRNRNGTSF; encoded by the coding sequence ATGAATGCACCGAAAGAATCCGTCATCATCACAGGCATCACGGGCCAGGATGGCGCCTATCTGACTCAATTGCTGCTGGAAAAAGGCTACAAGGTCTACGGTACCTATCGTCGTACCAGCTCAGTCACCTTCTGGCGGCTTGAGGAGCTTGGAGTCACTAACCATCCCAATCTGCATCTGGTCGAGCATGACCTTACGGATCTGAGCTCAAGCATTCGCCTCCTGCAAAAAGCCGAACCGACACAAGTCTACAACCTTGCAGCCCAGAGCTTTGTGGGGGTTTCTTTCGACCAGCCGCTGACCACCGCCGAAATTACCGGGCTTGGCGCAGTCAACCTGCTGGAAGCCATCCGCATCGTCAATCCGAAGATCCGCTTCTACCAGGCCTCGACCTCGGAGATGTTCGGCAAGGTGCAGCAGGTTCCGCAAGTTGAAGAAACATCGTTCTACCCGCGCAGCCCTTATGGCGTGGCCAAGCTGTATGCGCACTGGATGACCATCAACTATCGCGAGTCCTACGGCATCTTTGGTGCGAGCGGCATTCTGTTCAACCACGAATCTCCGTTGCGCGGCAAAGAGTTCGTGACCCGCAAGATCACCGATGCCGTGGCGCGTATTTCCCTGGGCATGCAGGACGTGCTTGAGCTGGGGAACATGGACGCCAAGCGGGACTGGGGCTTCGCCAAGGAATATGTCGAAGGCATGTGGCGCATGTTGCAGGCCGACGAGCCGGACACTTTCGTGCTGGCCACCAATCGCACTGAAACCGTTCGCGACTTCGTGTCCATGGCGTTCAAGGCCGTCGACATCCATCTGGACTGGAAAGGCAGCGCCGATAACGAGCACGGCATCGACACCCGCACCGGCAAGACCGTGATCCGGGTCAACCCGAAGTTCTATCGCCCGGCAGAAGTCGAACTGCTGATCGGCAACCCTGAAAAGGCCAAGCGAGTGCTGGGCTGGCAAGCCAGTACCAACCTGGAACAACTCTGCCAGTTGATGGTGGAAACCGATCTGAAGCGCAACAGGAACGGCACTTCGTTCTGA